The following coding sequences lie in one Sulfuricurvum sp. genomic window:
- a CDS encoding response regulator, which yields MGLLQFIKKLFTKDEHRFAEVGDQSINKELFYRVLDTDTAALLFFTKENGWIGANKAFFDLVPLQTIEQLRNNHESIRELFDHEDEEVFTEFDKSWLDYLRTHFPKGYGLTIRDPSGKMHTMSATSTLIQESGTDLYLLRLEDQSALVDLKAEIVKVEQLKTKFLANIGHEFRTPMNGILGFIELLSKTSPSDTQLEYIHSVQGSARSLMSNIENLLDLAQMQNGRLNVSKSEFNIVAEMEELARGAVSMAGDKGVNVSFFIDPKLPTYTSGDIRKIKQVINNLYNNALKFTPQGGRITVEVKLLKRNTTGTCNIGFMVKDTGKGISKSDLSYITRPFVSGDHADSRLGVGLSLSHGLISLMGGELKITSDEGRGSSFSFALTLDGSSDHAMQMINAHSVKVVLVDDKRLDDANHLTNYLRSFGVSVTKTQMVDESIFSDVEVVYIIASQEKSDWTMPLARMQRTCKTVLLLEEHERLQAKMLHLIDTSLSKPLLPTTLLEHLVDVLGLQKETPAVAPQIQQGVSALVVEDNLINQRLIKLLLKEYGIAVTAVSNGDEAVESCQEHRFDIVFMDIDMPIKDGILATQEIKAAEGPTRVGRMPIIALTALAMEGDREYILGRGLDDYLSKPLTREKLEYILHKYLHVSA from the coding sequence TTGGGGTTACTACAATTCATTAAAAAACTTTTTACGAAAGACGAGCATCGTTTTGCAGAGGTAGGTGATCAAAGTATCAATAAAGAGCTTTTTTACAGGGTTTTGGACACGGATACCGCCGCATTGCTTTTCTTTACAAAAGAGAACGGATGGATCGGAGCAAATAAAGCTTTTTTTGATTTGGTACCCCTCCAAACGATCGAACAATTACGTAACAATCATGAGAGTATCCGTGAGCTTTTTGATCATGAAGATGAAGAGGTATTTACCGAATTTGATAAAAGCTGGCTGGACTATCTACGAACCCATTTTCCGAAAGGGTATGGGCTTACTATTCGAGATCCTTCGGGAAAAATGCACACAATGTCGGCAACATCCACATTAATCCAAGAAAGCGGAACGGATCTTTATCTGTTGCGGCTGGAAGATCAGAGTGCCCTTGTGGATCTGAAGGCTGAAATAGTCAAAGTTGAACAGCTCAAAACGAAGTTTCTAGCCAATATCGGACATGAATTCCGTACTCCGATGAACGGTATCTTAGGGTTTATCGAACTTTTGTCTAAAACATCTCCGAGCGATACACAACTGGAATATATCCATTCGGTACAGGGTTCAGCGCGCAGTCTGATGTCAAATATCGAAAATCTGCTTGATTTGGCCCAAATGCAAAACGGCCGTTTGAACGTCAGCAAAAGTGAATTTAATATTGTTGCCGAGATGGAAGAACTCGCTCGAGGAGCTGTTTCGATGGCAGGGGATAAAGGAGTCAATGTTTCATTTTTTATTGACCCGAAACTTCCGACCTACACAAGCGGCGATATCCGTAAAATTAAACAAGTCATCAATAACCTTTACAATAACGCATTGAAATTTACTCCGCAGGGTGGACGTATTACGGTTGAGGTAAAGCTTCTCAAACGCAATACGACGGGAACGTGCAATATCGGTTTTATGGTCAAAGATACGGGAAAAGGGATCAGTAAGTCCGATCTGAGTTATATTACCCGTCCGTTTGTTTCGGGCGATCATGCCGATAGCCGTTTGGGTGTCGGTTTGAGTCTGTCTCATGGTCTTATTTCCCTGATGGGGGGTGAACTCAAAATCACCAGTGATGAAGGGCGCGGCTCATCGTTTAGCTTTGCATTGACCTTGGACGGATCTTCCGATCATGCGATGCAAATGATCAACGCCCATAGTGTCAAAGTAGTCCTTGTTGATGATAAACGCCTCGATGACGCCAACCATCTAACCAACTATTTACGCAGTTTCGGAGTTAGTGTCACGAAAACACAAATGGTAGATGAATCCATTTTTTCGGATGTAGAAGTGGTTTATATTATTGCTTCACAGGAAAAAAGCGACTGGACGATGCCGCTTGCACGGATGCAACGGACATGTAAAACGGTCTTGTTGCTGGAAGAACATGAACGGCTTCAGGCAAAAATGCTTCATCTGATTGATACGTCTCTTTCCAAACCGCTATTGCCGACCACATTATTGGAGCATTTAGTGGATGTGTTAGGTCTTCAGAAAGAGACTCCGGCTGTTGCCCCACAAATTCAGCAGGGGGTGAGTGCACTGGTCGTTGAGGACAATTTAATCAATCAGCGTTTGATTAAATTGCTGCTTAAAGAGTATGGGATCGCTGTAACAGCTGTCTCGAATGGAGATGAAGCGGTAGAGAGTTGTCAAGAACATAGGTTTGATATCGTCTTTATGGATATTGATATGCCGATCAAAGACGGTATTTTGGCTACCCAAGAGATCAAGGCCGCAGAAGGGCCGACGCGCGTTGGACGAATGCCAATTATCGCATTAACCGCACTGGCTATGGAAGGAGATCGCGAGTATATTTTAGGACGCGGATTGGATGATTACCTTTCCAAACCGCTTACTCGTGAAAAACTTGAATATATTCTTCACAAATATTTACACGTAAGTGCATAA